A window of the Miscanthus floridulus cultivar M001 chromosome 14, ASM1932011v1, whole genome shotgun sequence genome harbors these coding sequences:
- the LOC136504161 gene encoding LOW QUALITY PROTEIN: rhodanese-like domain-containing protein 6 (The sequence of the model RefSeq protein was modified relative to this genomic sequence to represent the inferred CDS: inserted 2 bases in 1 codon), with protein MDATGQQEQHTGNGGGDRYGVLLYYKYAEVPDAAELAAFYEAHCLGLALVGRVRVGPDGVNATLGGRMTALEKHIAELSSNALFEGTDFKLASCDDPVDERVARECGFTSLSVRVVKELVTLCPNPTSAPPEILSAGRHLSAVEFHSVLQNVAGTSLDAVAYAEKKEVVVLDARNVYETRIGKFNVPNAKTLDPEIRQYSDLPSWIDEHAEQLRGKSILMYCTGGIRCEMASAYIRSKGEGFENVFQLYGGIQRYLEQFPDGGYFEGKNFVFDHRISVGSLKENILGACLICGSSFDDYSSRCRCSHCRMLVLVCTTCQDSTKEYVCELCXKNGKEPCQISTRQDCKIQIGLFESFEKPSISNHNVANKVPWSDGNEQLKRLRILCLHGFRQNASSFKGRTSALAKKLKHIAELVFVDAPHELSFVYQSIQGHCSDKPSPLSVTPKRKFAWLIAPNSHCNPEQDWRAADVPFDPLQYQQQTEGFEESYTYLENAISHMGSFDGILGFSQGAAMAALFCRQQQKICGSPKFRFGMFCSGYPAPVGDFGNEPIKLPSLHCFGNGDGHDRQIANRASAELAGLFDQDCCSVVEHDMGHIIPTRSPYIDRIKDFLSSFL; from the exons ATGGACGCGACGGGGCAGCAGGAGCAGCATACAGGAAATGGAGGCGGAGATCGCTACGGCGTGCTTCTCTACTACAAGTACGCCGAGGTGCCCGACGCCGCCGAGCTCGCCGCGTTCTACGAGGCGCACTGCCTCGGCCTCGCGCTCGTCGGCCGCGTCCGGGTCGGCCCCGACGGCGTCAACGCCACG CTCGGAGGGCGGATGACCGCGCTGGAGAAGCACATCGCGGAGTTGAGCTCCAACGCCTTGTTCGAGGGCACGGATTTCAAGCTGGCTTCCTGCGACGACCCTGTCGACGAGAGGGTCGCCAGGGAATGCGGCTTCACCTCGCTCTCTGTTCGGGTCGTCAAG GAGCTAGTTACCCTGTGCCCCAACCCCACGTCGGCACCCCCAGAGATCTTGAGTGCTGGGAGACACTTGTCGGCGGTTGAGTTCCATTCAGTGCTCCAGAATGTTG CTGGGACTAGTTTGGATGCTGTGGCATATGCGGagaagaaggaagtggttgtctTGGATGCAAGGAATGTATATGAGACTCGGATCGGCAAGTTCAATGTGCCAAATGCGAAGACCTTAGACCCGGAAATTAGGCAATACAGTGACCTGCCTTCTTGGATAGACGAGCATGCTGAGCAGCTGCGTGGGAAATCTATTCTTAT GTACTGCACAGGAGGTATACGCTGTGAGATGGCATCAGCTTATATTCGCTCAAAAGGTGAAGGATTTGAGAACGTTTTTCAG CTATATGGTGGCATTCAGCGGTATCTGGAGCAATTTCCAGATGGTGGCTATTTTGAAGGAAAGAATTTTGTATTTGACCACAG AATCTCAGTGGGAAGCCTTAAAGAAAACATACTCGGAGCGTGTTTGATATGCGGTTCTTCTTTTGATGATTATTCATCGCGCTGTCGGTGCAGCCATTGTAGAATGTTGGTCCTAGTGTGCACTACATGTCAG GATTCCACCAAGGAATATGTATGCGAGTTATG CAAAAATGGAAAAGAACCCTGCCAAATATCAACAAGACAAGACTGCAAAATACAGATAGGACTATTTGAAAGCTTTGAAAAGCCATCCATAAGCAATCACAATGTGGCTAACAAAGTTCCCTGGAGTGATG GTAATGAGCAGCTGAAAAGATTGAGGATCCTCTGCTTGCATGGTTTCCGCCAGAACGCATCCAGTTTTAAGGGAAGAACGTCAGCACTTGCCAAGAAGCTGAAGCACATCGCTGAGCTTGTCTTTGTAGACGCACCTCATGAGCTTTCCTTTGTATATCAATCAATCCAGGGCCACTGCTCAGACAAACCTTCACCTCTGTCTGTGACACCAAAACGGAAATTCGCATGGCTCATTGCTCCAAACTCCCACTGTAACCCTGAGCAAGACTGGAGGGCTGCAGATGTGCCGTTTGACCCTCTTCAGTACCAGCAACAAACCGAAGGCTTTGAGGAATCATACACCTACCTTGAAAATGCAATCTCTCACATGGGGAGCTTCGATGGAATCCTGGGCTTCTCTCAGGGTGCTGCCATGGCTGCCTTATTCTGCAGGCAGCAGCAGAAGATTTGTGGCTCTCCAAAGTTCAGGTTTGGGATGTTCTGCTCCGGATACCCAGCACCTGTGGGAGATTTCGGCAACGAACCAATCAAGCTCCCCTCGCTCCATTGTTTCGGCAATGGGGATGGTCATGATAGGCAGATAGCAAACAGGGCGAGCGCTGAACTTGCTGGTTTGTTCGACCAGGATTGCTGCTCCGTTGTTGAGCATGATATGGGCCACATAATCCCCACTCGGTCGCCCTACATCGATCGGATAAAGGATTTTCTTTCCAGTTTCCTATGA
- the LOC136504163 gene encoding protein REGULATOR OF FATTY ACID COMPOSITION 3, chloroplastic-like: MEATAVPRALSLLGPSLPPPRMRMNFLRVDVGGGVRRRGAVAVWAKKKRGRGGDGEAQERVDTHSFAPKAGESAGLFPEAVLLRKKMVREDGQVSPEFADADEEKLYDFLNIQLESDLNLKRMRHYEVVYLIHEDRVEEVENVVSKVQDFVREKKGRIWRLNNWGLRRLAYKIKKATHANYILMNFEIESRYINDFKTLLDKDERIIRHLVMKRDEAITEDCPPPPEFHTLRAQQYFDDEYEDEEEEEEDGDARSELESANYDEDDVEADDEPEIIYVDEADQDNYEDTRRRNRKLKVKKYTSEKVLR; the protein is encoded by the exons ATGGAGGCCACCGCGGTGCCGAGGGCTCTGTCCCTCCTCGGGCCATCGCTTCCGCCTCCTCGGATGCGTATGAACTTCCTACGCGTAGACGTTGGAGGAGGTGTGAGGCGGCGGGGGGCCGTGGCAGTCtgggcgaagaagaagaggggaAGGGGCGGGGACGGCGAGGCGCAGGAGCGGGTGGACACGCACAGCTTCGCGCCCAAGGCGGGCGAGTCTGCCGGGCTGTTCCCCGAGGCCGTCCTGCTTAGAAAG aaaatggtGAGAGAGGATGGTCAGGTGTCACCAGAATTTGCTGATGCAGACGAAG aaaagctgTATGATTTTCTTAATATTCAGCTAGAAAGTgatttaaatctgaaaagaa TGCGGCACTATGAAGTAGTTTATCTAATTCATGAGGACCGTGTTGAAGAAGTTGAAAATGTTGTATCAAAAGTACAAG ATTTTGTCAGGGAGAAGAAAGGAAGGATATGGAGGCTTAACAATTGGGGGCTGCGCAGGCTTGCTTACAAAATAAAGAAAGCAACACATGCCAATTACATTTTAATGAACTTTGAGATAGagtcaagatacatcaatgactTCAAGACCCTGCTAGACAAGGATGAAAGGATCATCAGACATCTCGTTATGAAACGGGATGAGGCAATTACTGAAGACTGCCCTCCCCCTCCAGAATTCCACACTCTGCGAGCTCAACAATAttttgatgatgaatatgaagatgaggaggaagaggaagaggatggggaTGCTAGAAGTGAGCTAGAGTCTGCCAATTATGATGAGGATGATGTTGAAGCCGATGATGAGCCTGAAATTATTTATGTTGATGAAGCTGATCAGGATAATTACGAAGACACTAGAAGAAGAAACAGAAAGCTAAAGGTGAAGAAGTATACATCAGAGAAGGTATTGAGGTAG